In Ktedonobacterales bacterium, a single window of DNA contains:
- a CDS encoding NAD(P)/FAD-dependent oxidoreductase, with protein MRTAVLGGGALGLTLALRLAQRGEHVVVLEKEAAPGGLAAGFPIGNVYLEKFYHHLFRSDTTMIALIHELGLDERLEWHAPRTSSMVDGKPYAFSPLDILLHFTPLSFVDRVRLGAVGAYLKLRRSHVPFERVTAAEWMARWMGKRPYELVWQPILESKFGEYYPQISMAWMWSRLHCRSFSLGYLRGGFQQVYDALAREVRARGGEVRLGCEVLNARRAQVSGGWLVSSTPGPDAPAQEETFDRVISTLPTRLTFRLIPELPQDFRERYDWGLAYGAHCLILALKHSLSDVYWLQFTDRGYPFLAAVEHTNLMPKEDYGGRHLLYLGNYLPMTHPLFKQSKEDVLASHLPHLKRINPLFSPDWVTDSWMFAAPFAQPIVTRDFPAHIPPHETPLPDLWIANMFQVYPQDRGQNYSVALAERLVRRIVR; from the coding sequence ATGCGAACGGCTGTTTTAGGGGGGGGCGCGCTGGGATTGACGCTGGCGCTGCGACTGGCCCAGCGCGGCGAGCATGTGGTGGTGCTGGAGAAAGAAGCGGCGCCTGGGGGCCTGGCGGCAGGCTTTCCGATAGGCAATGTCTATCTCGAAAAGTTCTACCATCATCTCTTTCGTTCAGATACCACGATGATCGCGCTGATTCACGAACTGGGGCTGGACGAGCGTCTGGAGTGGCACGCGCCCAGGACCAGTTCGATGGTTGATGGCAAGCCGTATGCCTTTAGCCCGCTGGATATTCTCTTGCATTTCACTCCGCTCTCGTTCGTTGACCGCGTGCGCCTGGGCGCGGTGGGGGCGTATCTAAAGCTGCGCCGCAGCCATGTGCCTTTTGAGCGTGTCACCGCCGCCGAGTGGATGGCTCGTTGGATGGGCAAACGCCCCTATGAACTGGTCTGGCAGCCTATTCTGGAGTCGAAGTTTGGCGAGTATTATCCTCAGATTAGCATGGCCTGGATGTGGTCGCGCCTGCATTGCCGCTCTTTTAGCCTGGGCTATCTGCGCGGCGGCTTCCAGCAGGTGTATGACGCGCTGGCGCGCGAGGTTCGCGCGCGCGGCGGAGAAGTGCGCCTGGGCTGCGAAGTGCTGAACGCCCGGAGGGCGCAGGTATCGGGCGGCTGGCTCGTCTCCAGCACACCAGGGCCAGATGCTCCGGCGCAAGAAGAGACGTTTGATCGCGTCATCTCCACGCTGCCCACGCGCCTCACCTTCCGGCTGATCCCCGAACTGCCCCAGGACTTCCGCGAGCGATACGATTGGGGGCTGGCTTATGGCGCACACTGCCTGATTCTGGCGCTGAAGCACTCGCTGAGCGATGTCTACTGGCTGCAATTCACGGATCGCGGCTATCCCTTCCTGGCAGCGGTGGAGCATACCAACCTGATGCCCAAAGAGGACTACGGCGGGCGGCATCTGCTCTACTTGGGCAATTATCTGCCCATGACGCATCCGCTGTTCAAGCAGAGCAAAGAGGACGTGCTGGCGAGTCATCTGCCGCACCTCAAGCGCATCAACCCACTGTTCAGCCCGGACTGGGTGACTGACTCCTGGATGTTTGCCGCGCCCTTTGCCCAGCCTATCGTCACCCGCGACTTTCCGGCGCATATCCCGCCGCACGAAACGCCGCTCCCTGACCTCTGGATCGCCAACATGTTCCAGGTCTATCCACAGGATCGCGGCCAGAATTACAGCGTGGCGCTGGCCGAGCGGCTGGTCAGGCGGATCGTGCGCTAA
- a CDS encoding sensor histidine kinase codes for MNRFLRLFRRLQWRLTLSYLLVTLVVVFTVEMVNTVGDITAAQQDKTDYLYVQALSDLVAPQVLPYVTTDPPDRSALSAWIKSFIAPPVNGKENTSDPSHAKYAAVVILDRGGHTLAAQTDDGTDPEQYTTLPQSKAIIHAALQGDQNQADLIYPLPTGQTAVAVPLKGAGVFFLVVKGRLSLVSSASKESFTDALIVNVQKEYFFILLTVVIGTLAGMLGSRGIRRRLRRITRAADAWSQGEFQVEVRDRSRDELGQLAQQLNSMADQLQNLITTRQELAVVEERHRLARDLHDSIKQQMFVVTLLVGAARVQVADHPQAAQTLDEAARLAGQAQQELTALIHELRPMALAGKGLGGALTDLTDEWAKSTGIAVEARLPDELVAPLPIEQALFRIAQEALTNIARHSRATRVVVSLEPETETLTLRIQDNGSGFNLAQAEGRGLGLSSMGERAEAVGGTLHIGSDATGACVEASIPLAASAPGDADLEIAQRLLSARRSEGEREELRDGASNHAPHRG; via the coding sequence ATGAACAGGTTCCTGCGCCTTTTTCGGCGACTCCAGTGGCGACTCACCTTATCCTATCTGTTGGTGACGCTGGTGGTCGTCTTCACCGTTGAAATGGTGAATACCGTCGGTGACATTACCGCCGCGCAGCAGGACAAAACCGATTATTTGTATGTGCAGGCTCTGTCCGATCTGGTTGCGCCGCAGGTTCTCCCGTATGTGACCACAGACCCGCCAGACCGATCAGCCCTCAGCGCCTGGATCAAATCTTTTATTGCGCCGCCGGTGAACGGCAAGGAGAACACCTCTGACCCCTCTCACGCGAAATACGCGGCGGTGGTGATTCTGGATCGCGGTGGACACACGCTGGCGGCCCAGACCGATGATGGCACGGACCCGGAACAGTACACCACGCTGCCCCAATCCAAAGCGATTATTCACGCGGCGCTGCAAGGCGATCAAAACCAGGCTGACCTGATATATCCCCTGCCCACCGGGCAGACAGCCGTCGCGGTGCCTCTCAAGGGTGCTGGAGTCTTCTTTCTGGTGGTGAAGGGGCGCTTGAGCCTCGTAAGCAGCGCCTCAAAGGAGAGCTTCACCGATGCCCTGATAGTCAATGTGCAAAAAGAGTATTTCTTCATCTTGCTCACCGTCGTGATCGGCACGCTGGCAGGCATGCTGGGTTCGCGGGGCATCCGCCGCCGCCTGCGCCGGATTACACGGGCAGCCGACGCCTGGAGCCAGGGCGAGTTTCAGGTGGAGGTGCGCGACCGCTCGCGCGACGAACTGGGGCAGCTTGCCCAGCAACTCAACAGCATGGCCGATCAGTTGCAAAACCTCATCACCACGCGCCAGGAACTGGCCGTGGTGGAGGAGCGCCATCGTCTGGCGCGCGATCTGCACGATTCTATCAAGCAGCAGATGTTTGTCGTGACGCTGCTCGTCGGCGCGGCGCGGGTGCAGGTGGCCGATCATCCCCAGGCCGCGCAGACCCTCGACGAAGCGGCGCGCCTGGCTGGTCAGGCGCAGCAGGAATTGACCGCCCTGATCCACGAACTGCGCCCGATGGCGCTGGCCGGGAAGGGTCTAGGTGGGGCGCTGACCGATTTGACAGACGAGTGGGCAAAATCTACGGGTATCGCTGTTGAGGCCCGGCTGCCAGACGAGCTTGTCGCGCCCCTGCCGATTGAGCAGGCGCTCTTTCGCATCGCGCAGGAGGCGCTTACAAATATTGCCCGGCATAGTCGCGCCACGCGGGTAGTGGTGTCGCTTGAACCAGAAACAGAGACGCTGACGCTGCGCATTCAGGACAATGGTAGCGGCTTCAACCTGGCGCAAGCCGAAGGGCGCGGGCTGGGCCTGAGCAGCATGGGCGAGCGCGCCGAGGCGGTCGGCGGGACGCTGCATATAGGCAGCGATGCCACTGGCGCGTGTGTGGAGGCCAGCATTCCGCTGGCCGCGTCAGCGCCGGGCGATGCCGACCTTGAAATAGCGCAGCGTTTGCTGAGCGCGCGGCGCTCTGAAGGCGAGAGGGAGGAACTGCGCGATGGAGCAAGCAATCACGCTCCTCATCGTGGATGA